The Nitriliruptor alkaliphilus DSM 45188 genome includes a region encoding these proteins:
- the map gene encoding type I methionyl aminopeptidase: MIIRKSPEEIARMARAGAVVAAAHEEVAARLRPGMTTLELDAIAEGVIRGHGAVPSFKGYRGFPATLCTSKNDQIVHGIPSDQVVLDEGSVISIDCGAIVEGFHGDSAVTLIVGGDDAVAPEVAQLVRDTRTALWRGLEQVAAGNRLGDVGAAIEAVATAQGYGVVREYVGHGIGRALHEDPSVPNYGTAGRGSKLTPGWVIAVEPMFNLGTERTRTLEDGWTVVTADGSISAHWEHTIAITEDGPVVLTARSDEPSHLGGQPSPVG; this comes from the coding sequence GTGATCATCAGGAAGTCCCCCGAGGAGATCGCCCGGATGGCGCGGGCGGGGGCCGTCGTGGCCGCAGCGCACGAGGAGGTCGCCGCTCGGCTCCGCCCGGGGATGACCACACTCGAGCTCGATGCCATCGCCGAGGGGGTCATCCGCGGACACGGGGCGGTCCCGTCGTTCAAGGGCTACCGCGGCTTCCCGGCGACGCTGTGCACGTCCAAGAACGACCAGATCGTCCACGGCATCCCCTCGGATCAGGTGGTGCTCGACGAGGGCAGCGTCATCTCGATCGACTGCGGCGCCATCGTCGAGGGCTTCCACGGGGACTCCGCCGTCACGTTGATCGTCGGCGGTGACGACGCCGTGGCGCCCGAGGTCGCGCAGCTGGTCCGTGACACCCGCACGGCGCTGTGGCGAGGTCTGGAGCAGGTCGCGGCGGGCAACCGCCTCGGCGACGTCGGCGCGGCCATCGAGGCCGTCGCGACCGCCCAGGGCTACGGCGTGGTCCGCGAGTACGTCGGGCACGGCATCGGACGGGCGCTCCACGAGGACCCGTCGGTACCCAACTACGGCACCGCGGGGCGGGGCTCGAAGCTGACGCCCGGGTGGGTCATCGCGGTCGAGCCGATGTTCAACCTCGGCACGGAACGGACCCGGACCCTCGAGGACGGGTGGACCGTGGTGACCGCGGACGGCTCGATCTCGGCGCACTGGGAGCACACCATCGCCATCACCGAGGACGGACCGGTGGTGCTCACCGCCCGGTCCGACGAGCCGTCGCACCTCGGTGGACAGCCGTCACCCGTCGGCTGA
- a CDS encoding adenylate kinase: MRTILLGPPGAGKGTQASRIVDAHGVPHISTGDILRANVKAGTSLGAEAKRFMDAGELVPDEVIIGMVGERLAEPDAQGGFLFDGFPRTVPQAEALDEVLVTRGVPLDAVLELVVDHEEVVRRLTGRRTCAGCGRIFHLVYDPPSTEGRCDDCDGELQQRADDREEVVRNRLEVYREQTEPLVAFYEARGQLRRIDAQGEVQDVTDRVLAVLQEAAGTATS; the protein is encoded by the coding sequence GTGCGCACGATCCTGCTCGGACCGCCCGGCGCCGGCAAGGGCACCCAGGCCTCGCGCATCGTCGACGCGCACGGCGTCCCGCACATCTCCACCGGCGACATCCTCCGGGCCAACGTCAAGGCGGGCACGTCCCTCGGGGCCGAAGCCAAACGCTTCATGGACGCCGGTGAGCTGGTCCCCGACGAGGTCATCATCGGCATGGTCGGCGAGCGGCTGGCCGAGCCCGACGCCCAGGGCGGGTTCCTGTTCGACGGGTTCCCCCGGACCGTCCCGCAGGCCGAGGCGCTCGACGAGGTGCTGGTCACCCGCGGCGTGCCGCTCGACGCGGTCCTCGAGCTCGTGGTCGACCACGAGGAGGTCGTGCGACGGCTGACCGGGCGTCGGACCTGCGCAGGCTGCGGCCGCATCTTCCACCTCGTGTACGACCCGCCGTCGACCGAGGGGCGCTGCGACGACTGCGACGGTGAGCTCCAGCAACGCGCCGACGACCGCGAGGAGGTCGTGCGCAACCGCCTCGAGGTGTACCGCGAGCAGACCGAGCCACTCGTCGCGTTCTACGAGGCCCGTGGGCAGCTGCGCCGCATCGACGCCCAGGGTGAGGTCCAGGACGTCACCGACCGGGTGCTCGCCGTCCTCCAGGAGGCAGCAGGCACCGCCACCAGCTGA
- the secY gene encoding preprotein translocase subunit SecY, with amino-acid sequence MLRAFVNAFKIPDLRKKLLFTLAMVAVYRIGAWIPVPGVNVELLRAARGIGEAANVVGIINVFAGGALQQMAVFALGIMPYITASIIMQLLAVVIPKLEALQREGEQGRKKITQYTRYVTVGLAVLQATGLVTMARSGVAFGENVIIGGTGTVALIVITLTAGTALIMWLGELITQRGVGNGMSLLIFVSIISQFPSQFQLVLTEMGPASPFNGWEYVLGLVLLGVVVCVAVVFMEQGQRRIPVQYARRQIGRRSYGGQATYIPLKVNQSGVIPVIFASSLLYLPGLFAQVSGIGAVQRFVEQYLESPSSWVFIATFAAMTIFFAYFYTAIAFNPVEVADNMKRYGGFIPGIRPGRQTAEYLDSVLTRITLPGSLYLATIATVPFIFIAVTGIPQFPLGGVSLLIMVGVGLETMKQIESQLMQRNYEGFIS; translated from the coding sequence ATGCTCCGCGCGTTCGTCAACGCCTTCAAGATCCCCGACCTGCGTAAGAAGCTGCTGTTCACGCTGGCGATGGTCGCCGTCTACCGGATCGGGGCGTGGATCCCGGTCCCAGGCGTGAACGTCGAGCTCCTGCGGGCCGCCCGCGGCATCGGCGAGGCAGCCAACGTCGTCGGCATCATCAACGTCTTCGCCGGCGGTGCACTGCAGCAGATGGCGGTCTTCGCGCTCGGGATCATGCCGTACATCACCGCCAGCATCATCATGCAGCTGCTCGCCGTGGTGATCCCCAAGCTCGAAGCCCTGCAGCGCGAGGGTGAGCAGGGACGCAAGAAGATCACCCAGTACACGCGCTACGTGACCGTCGGGCTCGCGGTCCTGCAGGCCACCGGCCTCGTCACCATGGCGCGCTCCGGGGTGGCGTTCGGCGAGAACGTCATCATCGGCGGGACGGGCACCGTCGCGCTGATCGTGATCACCCTGACCGCCGGTACGGCCCTGATCATGTGGCTCGGTGAGCTGATCACCCAGCGCGGTGTCGGCAACGGCATGTCGCTGCTGATCTTCGTGTCGATCATCAGCCAGTTCCCCTCGCAGTTCCAGCTGGTGCTCACCGAGATGGGGCCGGCTTCGCCGTTCAACGGCTGGGAGTACGTCCTCGGGCTGGTCCTGCTCGGAGTCGTGGTCTGCGTCGCCGTGGTCTTCATGGAGCAGGGCCAGCGACGCATCCCGGTGCAGTACGCCCGTCGACAGATCGGCCGGCGCAGCTACGGCGGCCAGGCGACCTACATCCCGCTGAAGGTCAACCAGTCCGGCGTCATCCCGGTCATCTTCGCGTCCTCGCTGCTGTACCTGCCGGGGCTGTTCGCGCAGGTGTCGGGCATCGGTGCGGTGCAGCGGTTCGTCGAGCAGTACCTCGAATCGCCGAGCAGCTGGGTGTTCATCGCGACCTTCGCGGCGATGACCATCTTCTTCGCCTACTTCTACACCGCGATCGCGTTCAACCCGGTCGAGGTCGCCGACAACATGAAGCGCTACGGCGGTTTCATCCCCGGGATCCGGCCCGGTCGGCAGACGGCGGAGTACCTCGACAGCGTGCTGACCCGCATCACCCTGCCCGGCTCGCTCTACCTCGCGACCATCGCGACCGTGCCGTTCATCTTCATCGCCGTCACGGGCATCCCCCAGTTCCCGCTCGGCGGTGTCTCGCTGCTGATCATGGTCGGTGTGGGCCTCGAGACCATGAAGCAGATCGAGTCCCAGCTGATGCAGCGCAACTACGAGGGCTTCATCAGCTGA